A region from the Salvia splendens isolate huo1 chromosome 15, SspV2, whole genome shotgun sequence genome encodes:
- the LOC121766375 gene encoding phospholipase D zeta 1-like isoform X2 — MSSTEQLMGGVGSSGAKYVQMQSETDYTTMASSFYSFHQHNFQVGEPARIFHELPKAMIIQVSRPDAGDISPMQLTYTIEFQYKQFKWQLMKKASQVFYLHFALKKRKFIEEIHEKQEQVKEWLQNLGIGDHVSVIQDDEEGDDEAVPSRNDEIAKNRDVPSSAALPIIRPALLRQHSMSDRARGAMQGYLNHFLSNIDIVNSQEVCKFLEVSKLSFSPEYGPKLKEDFIMVKHLSKILGNEEQTKCCACSWFCCCRDNWQKVWAVLKPGFLAFLKDPFDPKPIDIVVFDVLPASDSNGDSRVSLAKEVNDHNPLRHYFRVTCGTRSIKLRTKSNEKVKDWVAAINDAAIQPHEGWCHPHRFGSFAPPRGLIQDGSQAQWFVDGRAAFEAIALAIEEAKSENYSFGVHFVLMHPLGLILYWNLKPSKVFRSHHEKIVIVDHQICFVGGLDLCFGRYDSGEHQVGDYPSQIWPGKDYYNPRESEPNSWEDTMKDELDRFKNPRMPWHDVHCALWGPPCRDIARHFVQRWNYAKRNKAPNEQAIPLLLPQHHMVIPHYMGKSTEIEIENEDDYSNNKQIKRNDSFSSSYQDVPLLMPQEATGLDDVKVEPKLNGFNSQNNLNGQTSKSAKTSFCFRKSKVEPLIPDMPMRGFVDDLDSLDFQREFPSHVKKSGTEGSEMEWWEAQERGDQVVSSDEIGQVGPRVSCRCQIIRSVSQWSAGTSQIEESIHKAYCSLIDRAEHIVYIENQFFISGLSGDETIQNRVLEALYKRIVRAHNEKKCFRVIVVIPLLPGFQGGVDDSGAASVRAIMHWQYRTICRGHKSIMHNLFELLGPKMHDYISFFGLRAYGRLFDGGPIATSQVYVHSKIMIVDDRYALIGSANINDRSLLGSRDSEIGALIEDNEFVDSWMGGKSWKAGKFALSLRLSLWCEHLGLHAGEVNKIRDPVIDSTYKDIWMATAKTNTMIYQDVFSCLPNDVINTRISLRQCMISWKAKVGHTTTDLGIAPNKLENHQEGGATNTDPMERLKSIKGHLVSFPLEFMSKEDLRPVFNESEYYASPQVFH; from the exons ATGTCATCGACGGAGCAATTGATGGGCGGCGTCGGAAGCAGTGGGGCAAAGTACGTCCAAATGCAATCTGAGACGGATTATACGACGATGGCATCGTCGTTTTATTCATTCCATCAGCATAATTTTCAGGTCGGCGAGCCGGCGCGGATTTTTCACGAGCTACCTAAAGCTATGATTATTCAAGTTTCGAGGCCGGATGCTGGTGATATAAGTCCCATGCAACTGACATACACGATTGAATTCCAATACAAACAG TTCAAGTGGCAGTTAATGAAGAAAGCTTCACAAGTTTTTTATTTACACTTTGCATTGAAGAAGCGAAAATTTATTGAGGAGATTCATGAAAAACAAGAGCAG GTCAAAGAATGGCTTCAAAATCTTGGAATAGGAGACCATGTATCCGTTATTCAAGATGACGAGGAGGGAGATGATGAAGCTGTTCCTTCACGCAATGATGAGATAGCTAAAAACAG AGATGTTCCATCAAGTGCTGCACTTCCAATTATTCGTCCCGCACTTTTAAGGCAGCACTCAATGTCTGACCGAGCAAGAGGAGCAATGCAGGGATACTTAAATCACTTTCTAAGCAACATAGATATAGTAAATTCTCAGGAG GTGTGTAAGTTTTTGGAAGTTTCCAAGCTGTCTTTCTCACCAGAGTATGGTCCTAAGCTTAAGGAAGATTTCATTATGGTCAAGCATTTATCTAAGATTTTGGGCAACGAAGAACAGACAAAATGCTGTGCATGTTCATGGTTCTGTTGTTGCAGAGATAATTGGCAGAAG GTATGGGCAGTGCTAAAACCTGGGTTCCTGGCCTTCCTTAAAGATCCTTTTGATCCCAAGCCCATAGACATTGTAGTATTTGATGTTCTACCAGCCTCAGATAGCAATGGAGACAGCCGTGTATCCTTGGCAAAAGAAGTTAACGACCATAATCCATTACGCCATTATTTCAGG GTGACTTGTGGGACTAGGAGCATAAAGCTTAGAACAAAAAGTAATGAAAAAGTTAAAGATTGGGTGGCTGCAATCAATGATGCAGCTATTCAACCACATGAAGGTTGGTGTCACCCTCATCGGTTTGGATCTTTTGCTCCACCACGGGGTCTGATTCAAGATGGCAGTCAAGCTCAGTGGTTTGTGGATGGGCGGGCTGCATTTGAAGCTATTGCTTTAGCTATTGAGGAAGCTAAATCAGAG AACTATTCCTTCGGCGTCCATTTCGTGCTAATGCATCCTCTAGGCTTGATTCTCTACTGGAATCTAAAGCCAAGCAAGGTGTTCAG GTCCCACCATGAAAAGATCGTTATTGTGGACCACCAAATATGTTTTGTTGGAGGACTTGATCTGTGCTTTGGTCGTTATGATTCTGGTGAGCATCAAGTGGGTGATTATCCATCTCAAATTTGGCCTGGCAAAGATTATTACAATCCAAG GGAATCTGAGCCTAATTCCTGGGAAGACACAATGAAGGATGAATTAGATCGATTCAAAAATCCACGCATGCCTTGGCATGATGTTCACTGTGCTCTATGGGGGCCACCCTGCCGTGACATAGCTCGACATTTTGTACAGAGATGGAATTATGCAAAG AGAAATAAGGCTCCAAATGAACAAGCAATTCCTCTGCTTTTGCCTCAGCACCACATGGTTATCCCTCATTACATGGGAAAAAGCACAGAGATAGAGATTGAAAATGAGGATGACTACAGcaataataaacaaataaaaagaaatgactccTTTTCCTCATCATATCAAGATGTCCCATTGCTTATGCCTCAAGAGGCTACTGGGCTAGATGATGTAAAGGTTGAACCTAAACTAAATGGATTTAACTCACAGAACAATCTTAATGGTCAGACAAGCAAGAGTGCCAAGACTTCTTTCTGCTTCCGTAAATCCAAAGTTGAACCATTGATCCCTGATATGCCCATGAGGGGTTTTGTGGATGATCTTGACTCCTTGGATTTCCAGCGTGAGTTCCCTTCGCATGTGAAAAAGTCTGGCACTGAAGGTTCAGAGATGGAATGGTGGGAAGCACAAGAACGAGGTGATCAAGTTGTTTCTTCTGATGAAATTGGACAGGTCGGTCCTCGTGTGTCATGTCGCTGTCAG ATTATACGGAGTGTCAGCCAGTGGTCAGCTGGCACAAGCCAGATTGAAGAAAGTATTCACAAAGCATACTGTTCACTTATTGACAGAGCAGAACATATTGTTTACATCGAG AATCAATTCTTCATCTCTGGTCTATCAGGTGATGAAACTATTCAAAATCGTGTGTTGGAAGCATTATATAAGCGTATTGTGCGAGCTCACAATGAGAAGAAGTGTTTCAGGGTTATTGTTGTCATACCTCTGCTACCTGGGTTCCAG GGTGGTGTGGATGATTCTGGGGCTGCATCTGTGAGAGCCATTATGCACTGGCAATATCGAACAATATGCAGAGGACACAAGTCAATAATGCATAATCTCTTTGAACTTCTTGGCCCTAAAATGCACGACTACATATCTTTTTTCGGTTTAAGAGCATATGGCAGACTTTTTGATGGCGGACCTATTGCTACTAGTCAG GTATATGTTCATAGCAAGATAATGATTGTTGATGATCGCTATGCATTGATTGGATCTGCTAATATCAATGATAGAAGTTTGCTTGGATCTAGAGATTCTGAG ATTGGAGCACTAATCGAGGACAATGAATTTGTTGATTCATGGATGGGAGGCAAGTCCTGGAAAGCTGGGAAATTTGCATTGAGTCTCCGCCTTTCGCTATGGTGTGAACATCTTGGCCTTCATGCAGGAGag GTTAACAAAATAAGAGATCCTGTGATTGATTCAACCTATAAGGATATATGGATGGCAACTGCAAAG ACAAACACAATGATCTACCAAGATGTGTTTTCCTGTTTACCAAATGATGTGATAAATACAAG GATTTCCCTCCGGCAATGCATGATCTCGTGGAAGGCAAAAGTTGGCCACACGACTACTGATTTAGGGATAGCCCCGAACAAGCTAGAAAACCACCAAGAGGGGGGCGCCACAAACACAGATCCCATGGAAAGATTGAAATCTATTAAGGGACACCTTGTTTCATTTCCTTTGGAATTCATGTCCAAGGAAGATCTGAGGCCTGTTTTCAACGAAAGCGAATACTATGCTTCACCTCAGGTTTTTCATTGA
- the LOC121766375 gene encoding phospholipase D zeta 1-like isoform X1, translating to MSSTEQLMGGVGSSGAKYVQMQSETDYTTMASSFYSFHQHNFQVGEPARIFHELPKAMIIQVSRPDAGDISPMQLTYTIEFQYKQFKWQLMKKASQVFYLHFALKKRKFIEEIHEKQEQVKEWLQNLGIGDHVSVIQDDEEGDDEAVPSRNDEIAKNRDVPSSAALPIIRPALLRQHSMSDRARGAMQGYLNHFLSNIDIVNSQEVCKFLEVSKLSFSPEYGPKLKEDFIMVKHLSKILGNEEQTKCCACSWFCCCRDNWQKVWAVLKPGFLAFLKDPFDPKPIDIVVFDVLPASDSNGDSRVSLAKEVNDHNPLRHYFRVTCGTRSIKLRTKSNEKVKDWVAAINDAAIQPHEGWCHPHRFGSFAPPRGLIQDGSQAQWFVDGRAAFEAIALAIEEAKSEIFICGWWMCPELFLRRPFRANASSRLDSLLESKAKQGVQVYILLYKEVALALKINSVYSKKKLLGIHENIRVLRYPDHFSSGVYLWSHHEKIVIVDHQICFVGGLDLCFGRYDSGEHQVGDYPSQIWPGKDYYNPRESEPNSWEDTMKDELDRFKNPRMPWHDVHCALWGPPCRDIARHFVQRWNYAKRNKAPNEQAIPLLLPQHHMVIPHYMGKSTEIEIENEDDYSNNKQIKRNDSFSSSYQDVPLLMPQEATGLDDVKVEPKLNGFNSQNNLNGQTSKSAKTSFCFRKSKVEPLIPDMPMRGFVDDLDSLDFQREFPSHVKKSGTEGSEMEWWEAQERGDQVVSSDEIGQVGPRVSCRCQIIRSVSQWSAGTSQIEESIHKAYCSLIDRAEHIVYIENQFFISGLSGDETIQNRVLEALYKRIVRAHNEKKCFRVIVVIPLLPGFQGGVDDSGAASVRAIMHWQYRTICRGHKSIMHNLFELLGPKMHDYISFFGLRAYGRLFDGGPIATSQVYVHSKIMIVDDRYALIGSANINDRSLLGSRDSEIGALIEDNEFVDSWMGGKSWKAGKFALSLRLSLWCEHLGLHAGEVNKIRDPVIDSTYKDIWMATAKTNTMIYQDVFSCLPNDVINTRISLRQCMISWKAKVGHTTTDLGIAPNKLENHQEGGATNTDPMERLKSIKGHLVSFPLEFMSKEDLRPVFNESEYYASPQVFH from the exons ATGTCATCGACGGAGCAATTGATGGGCGGCGTCGGAAGCAGTGGGGCAAAGTACGTCCAAATGCAATCTGAGACGGATTATACGACGATGGCATCGTCGTTTTATTCATTCCATCAGCATAATTTTCAGGTCGGCGAGCCGGCGCGGATTTTTCACGAGCTACCTAAAGCTATGATTATTCAAGTTTCGAGGCCGGATGCTGGTGATATAAGTCCCATGCAACTGACATACACGATTGAATTCCAATACAAACAG TTCAAGTGGCAGTTAATGAAGAAAGCTTCACAAGTTTTTTATTTACACTTTGCATTGAAGAAGCGAAAATTTATTGAGGAGATTCATGAAAAACAAGAGCAG GTCAAAGAATGGCTTCAAAATCTTGGAATAGGAGACCATGTATCCGTTATTCAAGATGACGAGGAGGGAGATGATGAAGCTGTTCCTTCACGCAATGATGAGATAGCTAAAAACAG AGATGTTCCATCAAGTGCTGCACTTCCAATTATTCGTCCCGCACTTTTAAGGCAGCACTCAATGTCTGACCGAGCAAGAGGAGCAATGCAGGGATACTTAAATCACTTTCTAAGCAACATAGATATAGTAAATTCTCAGGAG GTGTGTAAGTTTTTGGAAGTTTCCAAGCTGTCTTTCTCACCAGAGTATGGTCCTAAGCTTAAGGAAGATTTCATTATGGTCAAGCATTTATCTAAGATTTTGGGCAACGAAGAACAGACAAAATGCTGTGCATGTTCATGGTTCTGTTGTTGCAGAGATAATTGGCAGAAG GTATGGGCAGTGCTAAAACCTGGGTTCCTGGCCTTCCTTAAAGATCCTTTTGATCCCAAGCCCATAGACATTGTAGTATTTGATGTTCTACCAGCCTCAGATAGCAATGGAGACAGCCGTGTATCCTTGGCAAAAGAAGTTAACGACCATAATCCATTACGCCATTATTTCAGG GTGACTTGTGGGACTAGGAGCATAAAGCTTAGAACAAAAAGTAATGAAAAAGTTAAAGATTGGGTGGCTGCAATCAATGATGCAGCTATTCAACCACATGAAGGTTGGTGTCACCCTCATCGGTTTGGATCTTTTGCTCCACCACGGGGTCTGATTCAAGATGGCAGTCAAGCTCAGTGGTTTGTGGATGGGCGGGCTGCATTTGAAGCTATTGCTTTAGCTATTGAGGAAGCTAAATCAGAG ATTTTCATATGTGGTTGGTGGATGTGCCCAGAACTATTCCTTCGGCGTCCATTTCGTGCTAATGCATCCTCTAGGCTTGATTCTCTACTGGAATCTAAAGCCAAGCAAGGTGTTCAG GTATACATTCTTCTGTACAAAGAGGTTGCCCTAGCTCTGAAAATAAATAGTGTCTATAGCAAGAAAAAACTCCTGGGTATTCATGAGAATATCAGAGTACTTCGGTATCCTGACCATTTTTCTTCTGGTGTCTATTTATG GTCCCACCATGAAAAGATCGTTATTGTGGACCACCAAATATGTTTTGTTGGAGGACTTGATCTGTGCTTTGGTCGTTATGATTCTGGTGAGCATCAAGTGGGTGATTATCCATCTCAAATTTGGCCTGGCAAAGATTATTACAATCCAAG GGAATCTGAGCCTAATTCCTGGGAAGACACAATGAAGGATGAATTAGATCGATTCAAAAATCCACGCATGCCTTGGCATGATGTTCACTGTGCTCTATGGGGGCCACCCTGCCGTGACATAGCTCGACATTTTGTACAGAGATGGAATTATGCAAAG AGAAATAAGGCTCCAAATGAACAAGCAATTCCTCTGCTTTTGCCTCAGCACCACATGGTTATCCCTCATTACATGGGAAAAAGCACAGAGATAGAGATTGAAAATGAGGATGACTACAGcaataataaacaaataaaaagaaatgactccTTTTCCTCATCATATCAAGATGTCCCATTGCTTATGCCTCAAGAGGCTACTGGGCTAGATGATGTAAAGGTTGAACCTAAACTAAATGGATTTAACTCACAGAACAATCTTAATGGTCAGACAAGCAAGAGTGCCAAGACTTCTTTCTGCTTCCGTAAATCCAAAGTTGAACCATTGATCCCTGATATGCCCATGAGGGGTTTTGTGGATGATCTTGACTCCTTGGATTTCCAGCGTGAGTTCCCTTCGCATGTGAAAAAGTCTGGCACTGAAGGTTCAGAGATGGAATGGTGGGAAGCACAAGAACGAGGTGATCAAGTTGTTTCTTCTGATGAAATTGGACAGGTCGGTCCTCGTGTGTCATGTCGCTGTCAG ATTATACGGAGTGTCAGCCAGTGGTCAGCTGGCACAAGCCAGATTGAAGAAAGTATTCACAAAGCATACTGTTCACTTATTGACAGAGCAGAACATATTGTTTACATCGAG AATCAATTCTTCATCTCTGGTCTATCAGGTGATGAAACTATTCAAAATCGTGTGTTGGAAGCATTATATAAGCGTATTGTGCGAGCTCACAATGAGAAGAAGTGTTTCAGGGTTATTGTTGTCATACCTCTGCTACCTGGGTTCCAG GGTGGTGTGGATGATTCTGGGGCTGCATCTGTGAGAGCCATTATGCACTGGCAATATCGAACAATATGCAGAGGACACAAGTCAATAATGCATAATCTCTTTGAACTTCTTGGCCCTAAAATGCACGACTACATATCTTTTTTCGGTTTAAGAGCATATGGCAGACTTTTTGATGGCGGACCTATTGCTACTAGTCAG GTATATGTTCATAGCAAGATAATGATTGTTGATGATCGCTATGCATTGATTGGATCTGCTAATATCAATGATAGAAGTTTGCTTGGATCTAGAGATTCTGAG ATTGGAGCACTAATCGAGGACAATGAATTTGTTGATTCATGGATGGGAGGCAAGTCCTGGAAAGCTGGGAAATTTGCATTGAGTCTCCGCCTTTCGCTATGGTGTGAACATCTTGGCCTTCATGCAGGAGag GTTAACAAAATAAGAGATCCTGTGATTGATTCAACCTATAAGGATATATGGATGGCAACTGCAAAG ACAAACACAATGATCTACCAAGATGTGTTTTCCTGTTTACCAAATGATGTGATAAATACAAG GATTTCCCTCCGGCAATGCATGATCTCGTGGAAGGCAAAAGTTGGCCACACGACTACTGATTTAGGGATAGCCCCGAACAAGCTAGAAAACCACCAAGAGGGGGGCGCCACAAACACAGATCCCATGGAAAGATTGAAATCTATTAAGGGACACCTTGTTTCATTTCCTTTGGAATTCATGTCCAAGGAAGATCTGAGGCCTGTTTTCAACGAAAGCGAATACTATGCTTCACCTCAGGTTTTTCATTGA
- the LOC121766375 gene encoding phospholipase D zeta 1-like isoform X3, producing the protein MSDRARGAMQGYLNHFLSNIDIVNSQEVCKFLEVSKLSFSPEYGPKLKEDFIMVKHLSKILGNEEQTKCCACSWFCCCRDNWQKVWAVLKPGFLAFLKDPFDPKPIDIVVFDVLPASDSNGDSRVSLAKEVNDHNPLRHYFRVTCGTRSIKLRTKSNEKVKDWVAAINDAAIQPHEGWCHPHRFGSFAPPRGLIQDGSQAQWFVDGRAAFEAIALAIEEAKSEIFICGWWMCPELFLRRPFRANASSRLDSLLESKAKQGVQVYILLYKEVALALKINSVYSKKKLLGIHENIRVLRYPDHFSSGVYLWSHHEKIVIVDHQICFVGGLDLCFGRYDSGEHQVGDYPSQIWPGKDYYNPRESEPNSWEDTMKDELDRFKNPRMPWHDVHCALWGPPCRDIARHFVQRWNYAKRNKAPNEQAIPLLLPQHHMVIPHYMGKSTEIEIENEDDYSNNKQIKRNDSFSSSYQDVPLLMPQEATGLDDVKVEPKLNGFNSQNNLNGQTSKSAKTSFCFRKSKVEPLIPDMPMRGFVDDLDSLDFQREFPSHVKKSGTEGSEMEWWEAQERGDQVVSSDEIGQVGPRVSCRCQIIRSVSQWSAGTSQIEESIHKAYCSLIDRAEHIVYIENQFFISGLSGDETIQNRVLEALYKRIVRAHNEKKCFRVIVVIPLLPGFQGGVDDSGAASVRAIMHWQYRTICRGHKSIMHNLFELLGPKMHDYISFFGLRAYGRLFDGGPIATSQVYVHSKIMIVDDRYALIGSANINDRSLLGSRDSEIGALIEDNEFVDSWMGGKSWKAGKFALSLRLSLWCEHLGLHAGEVNKIRDPVIDSTYKDIWMATAKTNTMIYQDVFSCLPNDVINTRISLRQCMISWKAKVGHTTTDLGIAPNKLENHQEGGATNTDPMERLKSIKGHLVSFPLEFMSKEDLRPVFNESEYYASPQVFH; encoded by the exons ATGTCTGACCGAGCAAGAGGAGCAATGCAGGGATACTTAAATCACTTTCTAAGCAACATAGATATAGTAAATTCTCAGGAG GTGTGTAAGTTTTTGGAAGTTTCCAAGCTGTCTTTCTCACCAGAGTATGGTCCTAAGCTTAAGGAAGATTTCATTATGGTCAAGCATTTATCTAAGATTTTGGGCAACGAAGAACAGACAAAATGCTGTGCATGTTCATGGTTCTGTTGTTGCAGAGATAATTGGCAGAAG GTATGGGCAGTGCTAAAACCTGGGTTCCTGGCCTTCCTTAAAGATCCTTTTGATCCCAAGCCCATAGACATTGTAGTATTTGATGTTCTACCAGCCTCAGATAGCAATGGAGACAGCCGTGTATCCTTGGCAAAAGAAGTTAACGACCATAATCCATTACGCCATTATTTCAGG GTGACTTGTGGGACTAGGAGCATAAAGCTTAGAACAAAAAGTAATGAAAAAGTTAAAGATTGGGTGGCTGCAATCAATGATGCAGCTATTCAACCACATGAAGGTTGGTGTCACCCTCATCGGTTTGGATCTTTTGCTCCACCACGGGGTCTGATTCAAGATGGCAGTCAAGCTCAGTGGTTTGTGGATGGGCGGGCTGCATTTGAAGCTATTGCTTTAGCTATTGAGGAAGCTAAATCAGAG ATTTTCATATGTGGTTGGTGGATGTGCCCAGAACTATTCCTTCGGCGTCCATTTCGTGCTAATGCATCCTCTAGGCTTGATTCTCTACTGGAATCTAAAGCCAAGCAAGGTGTTCAG GTATACATTCTTCTGTACAAAGAGGTTGCCCTAGCTCTGAAAATAAATAGTGTCTATAGCAAGAAAAAACTCCTGGGTATTCATGAGAATATCAGAGTACTTCGGTATCCTGACCATTTTTCTTCTGGTGTCTATTTATG GTCCCACCATGAAAAGATCGTTATTGTGGACCACCAAATATGTTTTGTTGGAGGACTTGATCTGTGCTTTGGTCGTTATGATTCTGGTGAGCATCAAGTGGGTGATTATCCATCTCAAATTTGGCCTGGCAAAGATTATTACAATCCAAG GGAATCTGAGCCTAATTCCTGGGAAGACACAATGAAGGATGAATTAGATCGATTCAAAAATCCACGCATGCCTTGGCATGATGTTCACTGTGCTCTATGGGGGCCACCCTGCCGTGACATAGCTCGACATTTTGTACAGAGATGGAATTATGCAAAG AGAAATAAGGCTCCAAATGAACAAGCAATTCCTCTGCTTTTGCCTCAGCACCACATGGTTATCCCTCATTACATGGGAAAAAGCACAGAGATAGAGATTGAAAATGAGGATGACTACAGcaataataaacaaataaaaagaaatgactccTTTTCCTCATCATATCAAGATGTCCCATTGCTTATGCCTCAAGAGGCTACTGGGCTAGATGATGTAAAGGTTGAACCTAAACTAAATGGATTTAACTCACAGAACAATCTTAATGGTCAGACAAGCAAGAGTGCCAAGACTTCTTTCTGCTTCCGTAAATCCAAAGTTGAACCATTGATCCCTGATATGCCCATGAGGGGTTTTGTGGATGATCTTGACTCCTTGGATTTCCAGCGTGAGTTCCCTTCGCATGTGAAAAAGTCTGGCACTGAAGGTTCAGAGATGGAATGGTGGGAAGCACAAGAACGAGGTGATCAAGTTGTTTCTTCTGATGAAATTGGACAGGTCGGTCCTCGTGTGTCATGTCGCTGTCAG ATTATACGGAGTGTCAGCCAGTGGTCAGCTGGCACAAGCCAGATTGAAGAAAGTATTCACAAAGCATACTGTTCACTTATTGACAGAGCAGAACATATTGTTTACATCGAG AATCAATTCTTCATCTCTGGTCTATCAGGTGATGAAACTATTCAAAATCGTGTGTTGGAAGCATTATATAAGCGTATTGTGCGAGCTCACAATGAGAAGAAGTGTTTCAGGGTTATTGTTGTCATACCTCTGCTACCTGGGTTCCAG GGTGGTGTGGATGATTCTGGGGCTGCATCTGTGAGAGCCATTATGCACTGGCAATATCGAACAATATGCAGAGGACACAAGTCAATAATGCATAATCTCTTTGAACTTCTTGGCCCTAAAATGCACGACTACATATCTTTTTTCGGTTTAAGAGCATATGGCAGACTTTTTGATGGCGGACCTATTGCTACTAGTCAG GTATATGTTCATAGCAAGATAATGATTGTTGATGATCGCTATGCATTGATTGGATCTGCTAATATCAATGATAGAAGTTTGCTTGGATCTAGAGATTCTGAG ATTGGAGCACTAATCGAGGACAATGAATTTGTTGATTCATGGATGGGAGGCAAGTCCTGGAAAGCTGGGAAATTTGCATTGAGTCTCCGCCTTTCGCTATGGTGTGAACATCTTGGCCTTCATGCAGGAGag GTTAACAAAATAAGAGATCCTGTGATTGATTCAACCTATAAGGATATATGGATGGCAACTGCAAAG ACAAACACAATGATCTACCAAGATGTGTTTTCCTGTTTACCAAATGATGTGATAAATACAAG GATTTCCCTCCGGCAATGCATGATCTCGTGGAAGGCAAAAGTTGGCCACACGACTACTGATTTAGGGATAGCCCCGAACAAGCTAGAAAACCACCAAGAGGGGGGCGCCACAAACACAGATCCCATGGAAAGATTGAAATCTATTAAGGGACACCTTGTTTCATTTCCTTTGGAATTCATGTCCAAGGAAGATCTGAGGCCTGTTTTCAACGAAAGCGAATACTATGCTTCACCTCAGGTTTTTCATTGA
- the LOC121767256 gene encoding uncharacterized protein LOC121767256, which yields MRELSHLSFLHFPDMIPLTSTIPPHFPRASLHYLHPTLPCPFSSPPRRRLSAMPIGDSPTPLRQSSLPFELKDKSDFDQIVSSDELVSVCGFGSLLSERSARSTFPDLINFRIAKLNGFRRVFAHAAPIFFERGIAKPETKEISSLSVEPCESETLIVTTFEIQKSEIPAFIEREHEFRFLAVIPETLNGLFYTTPAVLCARYSDEEYFLNRCKGSEDILFQRYGKYGITKIWMDDILPCRAYLRHCVLAAKNLSDMAYDNFLDHTFLGDRSTTIREYLATSGSGIMEEEPPEDLKHRYGG from the exons ATGCGAGAGCTGTCTCACCTGTCTTTTCTTCACTTCCCCGATATGATTCCACTCACATCGACCATACCCCCGCATTTTCCACGTGCCTCTCTTCATTATCTCCACCCCACTCTCCCCTGCCCTTTCTCATCCCCGCCGCGCCGCCGCCTCTCCGCCATGCCGATCGGCGATTCTCCCACGCCTCTCCGCCAGAGCTCATTGCCTTTCGAGCTCAAAGACAAATCCGATTTTGATCAAATCGTGTCTTCCGACGAACTTGTTTCTGTCTGCGGCTTCGGCTCTCTGCTCTCCG AGAGAAGTGCGAGGAGCACATTTCCTGATTTGATCAATTTTAGAATTGCAAAATTGAATGGATTTCGGAGAGTTTTTGCACACGCAGCTCCTATTTTCTTTGAACGAGGCATAGCAAAACCGGAAACTAAG GAGATTTCAAGCTTAAGCGTGGAACCTTGCGAAAGTGAAACTCTTATCGTCACCACTTTTGAGATTCAGAAATCAGAG ATTCCTGCTTTTATTGAAAGAGAACATGAATTCCGATTTTTAGCT GTCATTCCTGAAACACTTAACGGGTTGTTTTACACAACTCCAGCG GTATTATGTGCACGCTATAGTGATGAAGAATACTTTCTGAACCGATGTAAAG GGAGCGAGGATATCTTGTTTCAACGGTATGGGAAGTATGGCATCACCAAGATTTGGATGGATGACATCTTACCTTGTCGGGCTTATCTGCGCCACTG TGTATTGGCAGCAAAGAACCTTAGTGATATGGCCTACGATAACTTCCTAGATCACACATTTCTTGGTGATCGTTCAACAACTATTCGCGAATACTTAGCAACCTCAGGATCGGGCATAATGGAAGAGGAGCCACCCGAAGATCTGAAACATCGCTATGGAGGTTGA
- the LOC121767355 gene encoding meiotically up-regulated gene 184 protein-like, whose amino-acid sequence MAGNEEEKSQLAKTICELSACANLHHPHINKSQFINWYLVLNVDENADICRVRKQYHKLALQLHPDKNSNSMAEAAFKLVSEAYLCLSDTTRRREFDTERKTMSCIKCNPNSSKRTDPPPLTNSNNNATTPKPTQASRNSRIRGRVRELRAKLAEESTIINRCLMANAAASAAKALGAQKESPVFDPSDYPHHRTARLEEQPSEWETETCTMEQFMTTQYSSV is encoded by the exons ATGGCaggaaatgaagaagaaaaatccCAGTTAGCAAAAACAATTTGTGAATTATCAGCATGTGCAAATTTACACCATCCTCATATAAACAAATCTCAGTTCATCAACTGGTATCTTGTGCTTAAT GTTGATGAAAATGCAGATATATGTCGAGTGCGAAAGCAATATCATAAACTCG CTTTGCAGCTGCATCCCGACAAAAATAGCAACTCCATGGCTGAAGCTGCATTCAAACTTGTGTCTGAG GCATACTTATGTTTATCTGATACTACAAGAAGAAGAGAGTTCGATACAGAGAGAAAGACCATGTCTTGCATCAAATGCAATCCAAATTCCAGCAAGAGAACTGATCCTCCTCCTCTGACCAACAGCAACAACAATGCAACCACTCCAAAACCAACCCAAGCATCAAGAAACAGTCGAATCCGAGGCCGCGTTAGAGAGCTTCGCGCCAAACTCGCAGAAGAATCCACCATCATCAACAGATGTTTGATGGCTAATGCCGCCGCATCAGCTGCTAAAGCCCTTGGCGCCCAAAAAGAGTCCCCAGTTTTTGACCCGTCGGACTATCCTCACCACCGGACAGCCAGGCTCGAAGAGCAGCCCTCAGAATGGGAAACAGAAACTTGTACAATGGAGCAATTCATGACTACCCAATATTCCAGTGTATGA